Proteins found in one Melospiza melodia melodia isolate bMelMel2 chromosome 13, bMelMel2.pri, whole genome shotgun sequence genomic segment:
- the LOC134424487 gene encoding LOW QUALITY PROTEIN: spliceosome-associated protein CWC15 homolog (The sequence of the model RefSeq protein was modified relative to this genomic sequence to represent the inferred CDS: inserted 2 bases in 1 codon; deleted 2 bases in 1 codon), whose protein sequence is VAAREKNRNKPTREHTTSSSVSKKPQLDQIPAANLDADDPLTDEDDEIIKYEYENDDTAALLAELEKIKKEQAEEHAQKEQAQKAKEERIWMENILTGNXLLNLTGPAQPQANFKVKRRREDDDVVFKNCAKGIDKTKKDKRFVNDTLRSVFHKKVMEKYIK, encoded by the exons GTTGCTGCAAGAGAAAAGAACAGAAACAAACCAACCAGAGAACATACAACATCATCTTCTGTGTCTAAGAAGCCTCAGCTAGACCAAATTCCTGCAGCAAATCTTGATGCAGATGATCCTCTTactgatgaagatgatgaaattataaaa tatGAATATGAGAATGATGATACTGCAGCTCTTCTGGCTGAGCTGGAAAAAATCAAGAAAGAACAAGCTGAAGAACATGCTCAAAAGGAACAAGCACAAAAGGCCAAAGAAGAAAGAATTTGGATGGAGAACATCCTGACTGGTAA ACTGCTGAACCTTACTGGGCCAGCACAGCCTCAGGCAAACTTCAAAGTTAAAAGGAGGAGAGAAGATGATGATGTTGTCTTCAAGAACTGTGCCAAGGGGATAGATAAGACAAAAAAGGACAAAAGATTCGTCAATGATACTCTGAGATCAGTGTTTCACAAAAAGGTCATGGAAAAGTATATCAAGTAG